AATCAGGATAGCCCAGAGATTTCGTGCCTGCATTTACATACTCTGGTGCAAATAGCATAGTAGCCAGCGGCATTACGCCCTCCCAAAGTACTATGATACCAGTTGCCAGCCAGAAAATTATTTTATTCTTTTTCATTGGAATATAATTGTTTTTTAATGGTGATGAAGCTATCATGATGTTAAAATAATTAGTGTTTGATTAATTCGCTGATTCAACATATTTCACAAAGTTGTTCAGGATAGCTTGCCATCCTTGCTTCTGAAATTCAGGGTCATTTTCTGTTTCAGCATCAAATGTGGTTGTTATAGTGGTTTTACCATCTTGTTCCGCAAACACGGTAACGACCTTTCTTTCGTCACTCAGGGTATACGCAATTTCCTGATGTAATTCAACTTCGTCGTAAATACCTTCAAAGTCAAAACCGAAACTGCCGTCTTTGGCTTCCATTCTGTGCTTAAACTTACCTCCTACTGTCAGGTTGTTTTCACTGCTTGGGGTATGCCAGCCTGCGTCTGGAGTATTCCATTGGATAATGTCATCCGGAGTATTCCACGCTTTCCAAACTTTTGCTACGGGAACATTTGCTGTTGCTCCTACTGTAATTCTTGTTGCTTGTGCCATAATTATTTTTCGTTTGTTTAATTTTACTATTCAAAG
This portion of the Pedobacter lusitanus genome encodes:
- a CDS encoding SRPBCC domain-containing protein, translating into MAQATRITVGATANVPVAKVWKAWNTPDDIIQWNTPDAGWHTPSSENNLTVGGKFKHRMEAKDGSFGFDFEGIYDEVELHQEIAYTLSDERKVVTVFAEQDGKTTITTTFDAETENDPEFQKQGWQAILNNFVKYVESAN